The Syngnathus typhle isolate RoL2023-S1 ecotype Sweden linkage group LG6, RoL_Styp_1.0, whole genome shotgun sequence genome has a window encoding:
- the ehd2b gene encoding EH domain-containing protein 2b codes for MSRWGRKNVKKAPEVIRTVTEGLKSLYRKKLLPLEQYYGFHDFHSLSLEDADFDNKPMVLVVGQYSTGKTTFIKYLLEQEIPGSRVGPEPTTDCFTAIMHGDVESLIPGNALIVDPNKPFRKLNPFGNTFLNRFQCAQMSNQVLESISIIDTPGILSGAKQRVSRGYDFPAVLRWFAERVDLIILLFDAHKLEISDEFSEAIGALKGNEDKLRVVLNKADMVGTQQLMRVYGALMWSLGKVFNTPEVLRVYIGSFWSEPLMVSDNRKLFELEEEDLFADIQNLPRNAALRKLNDLVKRARLVRVHAHIISYLKQEMPSVFRKDNKKKNLIYQLPVIFSKIQLQHNISAGDFPDCAKMQEQLMVHDFTKFKTLKPNLMAALDELLSVDIAKLMPLLRQEELEAGEQPGVQGGAFLGNRAGPFGEGDPYGDEDEEPGEGCEDEPDRWVVTKDKPKYDEIFYNLAPNEGKLSGTKAKNWMVSSRLPNSVLGRIWKLSDVDRDGMLDEEEFALASHLIEVKLEGHGLPPELPNRLVPPSKRRQKGSDA; via the exons ATGTCTCGCTGGGGGCGTAAGAATGTGAAGAAGGCACCGGAGGTGATCCGCACGGTGACCGAGGGTCTCAAGTCGCTGTACCGGAAGAAGCTGCTGCCGCTGGAGCAATACTACGGCTTCCACGACTTCCACTCCCTCAGCCTGGAGGATGCCGATTTTGACAACAAGCCCATGGTGCTGGTGGTGGGCCAGTACTCCACTGGCAAGACCACCTTCATCAA GTACCTGCTGGAGCAGGAGATTCCCGGCAGCCGCGTGGGGCCCGAACCCACCACTGACTGCTTCACCGCCATCATGCACGGCGACGTGGAGAGTCTCATTCCCGGAAACGCCCTCATCGTGGACCCCAACAAGCCCTTCCGCAAGCTCAACCCTTTCGGCAACACCTTCCTCAACAG GTTCCAATGCGCCCAGATGTCTAACCAGGTGCTGGAGAGCATCAGCATCATCGACACGCCCGGAATCCTCTCAGGAGCCAAACAGAGAGTGAGCCGAG GCTACGACTTCCCCGCCGTGCTGCGCTGGTTCGCCGAGCGCGTGGACCTCATCATCCTGCTTTTTGACGCCCACAAGCTGGAGATCTCGGACGAGTTCTCGGAGGCCATCGGCGCGCTCAAGGGCAATGAGGACAAGCTGCGGGTTGTCCTCAACAAGGCCGACATGGTGGGCACCCAGCAGCTCATGAGAGTCTACGGTGCCCTCATGTGGTCCCTGGGCAAGGTGTTCAACACCCCTGAGGTTCTGAGGGTCTACATCGGATCCTTCTGGtccgagccgctcatggtgtcAGACAACCGCAAGCTGTTCGAATTGGAGGAGGAGGATCTGTTCGCAGACATCCAGAACCTTCCTCGCAATGCCGCTCtacgcaagctcaacgacctggTGAAGAGGGCACGCCTGGTCCGG GTGCACGCTCACATCATCAGCTACTTGAAGCAGGAGATGCCGTCAGTGTTCAGGAAggacaacaagaagaagaacCTCATCTACCAGCTGCCCGTCATCTTCTCCAAGATACAACTGCAGCACAACATCTCCGCCGGAGACTTCCCCGACTGTGCCAAGATGCAG GAGCAACTGATGGTCCACGACTTCACCAAGTTCAAAACCCTGAAGCCCAACCTGATGGCGGCCTTGGACGAGCTGCTGTCGGTGGACATTGCCAAGCTGATGCCGCTTCTGCgccaggaggagctggaggccGGCGAGCAGCCCGGTGTCCAGGGAGGTGCCTTCCTGGGCAACCGAGCCGGACCCTTCGGCGAGGGCGATCCCTACGGCGACGAGGACGAGGAGCCGGGCGAGGGCTGCGAGGACGAGCCCGACAGGTGGGTGGTGACCAAGGACAAGCCCAAATACGACGAGATCTTCTACAACCTGGCGCCCAACGAGGGCAAGCTGAGCGGCACTAAGGCTAAGAACTGGATGGTCAGCTCCCGCCTACCCAACTCCGTGCTGGGCCGCATCTGGAAGCTGTCCGACGTGGACCGGGACGGCATGCTGGACGAGGAGGAGTTTGCCCTGGCCAGCCACTTGATCGAAGTCAAGCTGGAGGGCCACGGTCTGCCACCGGAGTTGCCCAACCGTCTGGTGCCGCCTTCCAAGCGCAGGCAGAAAGGCTCCGATGCCTGA
- the nup88 gene encoding nucleoporin 88 isoform X1 produces the protein MAAFGTDRWLNSLANHDIFKKIRDGLDSEPKTSERALAKNLTFCLGADFFLWDDVERVFYTTNLRQLNVAEEHGESFQTLLCLNPPRFPVCQLLLSPTHGHVALVGQRGATVLELPQRWGKRSEFEGGSSRVNCRTTPVAERFFTSSPSVSLRQAAWYPSETGEPMLVLLTSDNTIRFYGLRAPLAPVKVVQVSDDDGGNVCATARSYAASLGEIAVAFDFGPVTHVRERPVYPLYILYENGETYLCHTSQTNRVSVSKRVGPLPMYPAAEDNYGYDACAILCLPCVPSILVIATETGKVYHCVVLESEDEDDTAPRWIAGGVPALYVFECVELELTLRVAPGDDAEEESDFSCPIRLHRDPLCPRRYHCTHEAGVHSVGLIWLDKLQTFLHTGDDDKDGLPELAAERRCAVEHIVCTRPLASSRPAPVQGFLIVADLALGATMICVSASYECILLPLLSSVRAPSPPLLCTQSNPGSGSSPLRGLAGSSFEQHVRNILARGSANPLLLKAGDGEPSPQERLQLLSRATQVFREEYILKQDMAREELQKRVKLLRGQRAKQLEEMAQCREERRSLRETAERLADKYEDAKYRQEALAERVKRMLAGQQSRLPILSNSEKDMRKELQAMSEQLRHLDICIKQVKMKMEYQKTQVDKDAPLAAGEAPGRASILLSGPQKKVVQDVLREEGQQIVDMMKRVKEMSCLIAMRSSDLYLDLK, from the exons ATGGCGGCGTTCGGTACGGACCGCTGGCTCAATAGTTTGGCAAACCACGATATTTTCAAGAAAATACGCGACGGGTTGGACTCGGAGCCCAAAACTTCAGAGCGAGCGCTCGCTAAGAACCTCACCTTTTGTTTGGGGGCCGATTTTTTCTTATGGGATGACGTGGAGCGCGTCTTTTACACGACCAACCTACGCCAGTTGAACGTCGCGGAGGAGCACGGCGAGAGCTTCCAGACGCTGCTGTGCCTCAACCCGCCTCGCTTCCCTGTGTGCCAACTTCTCCTTAGCCCCACGCATGGCCACGTTGCGCTGGTGGGCCAGCGTGGCGCCACGGTGCTGGAGCTCCCGCAGCGGTGGGGCAAGAGGTCAGAGTTCGAGGGCGGAAGCAGCCGCGTCAACTGCAGGACTACCCCGGTGGCCGAACGCTTCTTTACCAGCTCGCCGTCAGTGAGTCTGCGCCAGGCGGCCTGGTACCCGAGCGAGACCGGGGAACCGATGCTAGTGCTCCTGACGTCCGACAACACCATCCGCTTTTATGGCTTGCGGGCCCCCCTGGCCCCTGTCAAAGTGGTGCAAGTGTCTGATGACGACGGTGGCAACGTTTGCGCAACTGCCCGCTCCTACGCGGCCTCGCTGGGGGAGATCGCCGTGGCCTTTGATTTTGGCCCGGTGACCCATGTCAGGGAGAGGCCCGTATACCCACTCTACATCCTCTACGAGAACGGCGAGACGTACCTGTGCCACACCAGCCAGACGAATAGGGTGAGCGTGAGCAAGCGCGTTGGTCCCCTGCCCATGTACCCGGCAGCCGAGGACAACTACGGCTACGACGCCTGCGCAATCCTCTGCCTGCCATGCGTGCCCAGCATCCTGGTCATCGCCACGGAGACGGGCAAGGTCTACCACTGTGTGGTGCTGGAGTCTGAGGACGAGGATGACACGGCGCCCAG ATGGATAGCAGGCGGGGTGCCAGCCCTCTACGTATTTGAGTGCGTGGAGCTGGAGCTCACCCTGAGGGTGGCACCGGGTGACGATGCTGAGGAAGAGTCTGACTTTTCCTGCCCCATCCGACTACACCGGGACCCGCTGTGCCCGCGGCGCTACCACTGCACCCACGAGGCGGGCGTGCACAGCGTGGGCCTCATCTGGCTGGACAAGCTGCAGACGTTCCTGCACACGGGCGACGACGACAAGGACGGCCTGCCCGAGCTGGCAGCCGAGCGCCGTTGCGCCGTGGAGCACATCGTGTGCACGCGGCCCCTGGCCAGCAGCCGCCCGGCGCCGGTGCAGGGCTTCCTCATCGTGGCGGACCTGGCACTGGGCGCCACCATGATCTGCGTCAGCGCCTCCTACGAGTGCATCCTGCTGCCGTTGCTGAGCTCTGTACGGGCACCTTCGCCTCCGCTGCTGTGCACGCAGTCCAACCCGGGCTCGGGCAGCTCGCCCCTGCGCGGCCTGGCGGGGAGCTCCTTTGAGCAGCATGTCCGCAACATCCTGGCGAGGGGCTCCGCCAACCCACTACTGCTCAAG gCCGGCGATGGGGAGCCGTCACCTCAGGAACGCCTTCAACTCCTGAGCCGAGCCACGCAGGTGTTCCGTGAGGAGTACATCCTAAAGCAGGACATGGCGCGCGAGGAGCTCCAGAAGCGCGTCAAGCTGCTGCGAGGGCAGCGGGCCAAGCAGCTGGAGGAGATGGCCCAGTGCCGAGAGGAGCGCCGGAGCCTGCGCGAGACAGCCGAGCGGCTGGCTGACAAATACGAGGACGCCAAGTACCGGCAAGAGGCCTTGGCCGAGCGCGTCAAGCGCATGCTGGCCGGCCAGCAGAGCCGCCTGCCCATCCTGTCCAACAGCGAGAAGGACATGCGCAAGGAGCTGCAGGCCATGAGCGAGCAACTGCGCCACCTGGACATCTGCATCAAGCAGGTGAAGATGAAGATGGAGTACCAGAAGACACAGGTGGACAAGGACGCGCCCTTGGCTGCTGGTGAAGCCCCCGGGCGGGCCTCCATCTTGCTGAGTGGCCCACAGAAGAAGGTGGTGCAGGACGTGCTTCGAGAAGAAGGCCAGCAGATCGTGGACATGATGAAGAGAGTCAAGGAGATGTCCTGCCTCATCGCCATGAGAAGCTCCGACTTGTATTTGGACCTCAAGTGA
- the nup88 gene encoding nucleoporin 88 isoform X2, which translates to MRQTCVVKLRASHKQRFSPTHGHVALVGQRGATVLELPQRWGKRSEFEGGSSRVNCRTTPVAERFFTSSPSVSLRQAAWYPSETGEPMLVLLTSDNTIRFYGLRAPLAPVKVVQVSDDDGGNVCATARSYAASLGEIAVAFDFGPVTHVRERPVYPLYILYENGETYLCHTSQTNRVSVSKRVGPLPMYPAAEDNYGYDACAILCLPCVPSILVIATETGKVYHCVVLESEDEDDTAPRWIAGGVPALYVFECVELELTLRVAPGDDAEEESDFSCPIRLHRDPLCPRRYHCTHEAGVHSVGLIWLDKLQTFLHTGDDDKDGLPELAAERRCAVEHIVCTRPLASSRPAPVQGFLIVADLALGATMICVSASYECILLPLLSSVRAPSPPLLCTQSNPGSGSSPLRGLAGSSFEQHVRNILARGSANPLLLKAGDGEPSPQERLQLLSRATQVFREEYILKQDMAREELQKRVKLLRGQRAKQLEEMAQCREERRSLRETAERLADKYEDAKYRQEALAERVKRMLAGQQSRLPILSNSEKDMRKELQAMSEQLRHLDICIKQVKMKMEYQKTQVDKDAPLAAGEAPGRASILLSGPQKKVVQDVLREEGQQIVDMMKRVKEMSCLIAMRSSDLYLDLK; encoded by the exons ATGCGGCAGACGTGTGTCGTAAAACTACGAGCTTCCCACAAGCAACGTTTCAG CCCCACGCATGGCCACGTTGCGCTGGTGGGCCAGCGTGGCGCCACGGTGCTGGAGCTCCCGCAGCGGTGGGGCAAGAGGTCAGAGTTCGAGGGCGGAAGCAGCCGCGTCAACTGCAGGACTACCCCGGTGGCCGAACGCTTCTTTACCAGCTCGCCGTCAGTGAGTCTGCGCCAGGCGGCCTGGTACCCGAGCGAGACCGGGGAACCGATGCTAGTGCTCCTGACGTCCGACAACACCATCCGCTTTTATGGCTTGCGGGCCCCCCTGGCCCCTGTCAAAGTGGTGCAAGTGTCTGATGACGACGGTGGCAACGTTTGCGCAACTGCCCGCTCCTACGCGGCCTCGCTGGGGGAGATCGCCGTGGCCTTTGATTTTGGCCCGGTGACCCATGTCAGGGAGAGGCCCGTATACCCACTCTACATCCTCTACGAGAACGGCGAGACGTACCTGTGCCACACCAGCCAGACGAATAGGGTGAGCGTGAGCAAGCGCGTTGGTCCCCTGCCCATGTACCCGGCAGCCGAGGACAACTACGGCTACGACGCCTGCGCAATCCTCTGCCTGCCATGCGTGCCCAGCATCCTGGTCATCGCCACGGAGACGGGCAAGGTCTACCACTGTGTGGTGCTGGAGTCTGAGGACGAGGATGACACGGCGCCCAG ATGGATAGCAGGCGGGGTGCCAGCCCTCTACGTATTTGAGTGCGTGGAGCTGGAGCTCACCCTGAGGGTGGCACCGGGTGACGATGCTGAGGAAGAGTCTGACTTTTCCTGCCCCATCCGACTACACCGGGACCCGCTGTGCCCGCGGCGCTACCACTGCACCCACGAGGCGGGCGTGCACAGCGTGGGCCTCATCTGGCTGGACAAGCTGCAGACGTTCCTGCACACGGGCGACGACGACAAGGACGGCCTGCCCGAGCTGGCAGCCGAGCGCCGTTGCGCCGTGGAGCACATCGTGTGCACGCGGCCCCTGGCCAGCAGCCGCCCGGCGCCGGTGCAGGGCTTCCTCATCGTGGCGGACCTGGCACTGGGCGCCACCATGATCTGCGTCAGCGCCTCCTACGAGTGCATCCTGCTGCCGTTGCTGAGCTCTGTACGGGCACCTTCGCCTCCGCTGCTGTGCACGCAGTCCAACCCGGGCTCGGGCAGCTCGCCCCTGCGCGGCCTGGCGGGGAGCTCCTTTGAGCAGCATGTCCGCAACATCCTGGCGAGGGGCTCCGCCAACCCACTACTGCTCAAG gCCGGCGATGGGGAGCCGTCACCTCAGGAACGCCTTCAACTCCTGAGCCGAGCCACGCAGGTGTTCCGTGAGGAGTACATCCTAAAGCAGGACATGGCGCGCGAGGAGCTCCAGAAGCGCGTCAAGCTGCTGCGAGGGCAGCGGGCCAAGCAGCTGGAGGAGATGGCCCAGTGCCGAGAGGAGCGCCGGAGCCTGCGCGAGACAGCCGAGCGGCTGGCTGACAAATACGAGGACGCCAAGTACCGGCAAGAGGCCTTGGCCGAGCGCGTCAAGCGCATGCTGGCCGGCCAGCAGAGCCGCCTGCCCATCCTGTCCAACAGCGAGAAGGACATGCGCAAGGAGCTGCAGGCCATGAGCGAGCAACTGCGCCACCTGGACATCTGCATCAAGCAGGTGAAGATGAAGATGGAGTACCAGAAGACACAGGTGGACAAGGACGCGCCCTTGGCTGCTGGTGAAGCCCCCGGGCGGGCCTCCATCTTGCTGAGTGGCCCACAGAAGAAGGTGGTGCAGGACGTGCTTCGAGAAGAAGGCCAGCAGATCGTGGACATGATGAAGAGAGTCAAGGAGATGTCCTGCCTCATCGCCATGAGAAGCTCCGACTTGTATTTGGACCTCAAGTGA
- the psmd8 gene encoding 26S proteasome non-ATPase regulatory subunit 8 encodes MALRETAGLYVTLKAEWDKKSPNLSKCGELLTRLKVSLLELNFLPTSGSTFTKQQLILARDVLEIGALWSILKKDIPSFERYMAQLKCYYFDYKEELPDAAYMHQILGLNLLFLLSQNRVSEFHTELERLSARDIQTNVYIRHPVSLEQYLMEGSYNKVFLAKGNIPAESYTFFIDILLDTIRDEIAGCIEKAYEQIQFTEATRVLFFTSSKKMTEYAKKRGWILNTDGCYSFSSQQQRTEEVSIPSTELAQQVIEYARQLEMIV; translated from the exons ATGGCGTTGAGAGAGACAGCGGGGCTGTATGTTACGCTTAAAGCAGAGTGGGACAAGAAAAGCCCCAATCTTAGTAAATGTGGCGAACTACTCACTAGACTCAAG GTGTCATTACTAGAGCTGAACTTTCTACCCACAAGTGGCTCCACGTTCACTAAGCAGCAGCTTATTTTAGCGC GTGATGTCCTTGAAATTGGAGCCTTGTGGAGTATCCTGAAAAAAGACATCCCCTCCTTTGAGAGATACATGGCCCAGCTCAAGTGCTACTACTTCGACTACAA GGAGGAGCTACCGGATGCGGCCTACATGCACCAGATTTTGGGACTCAACCTGCTCTTCCTGCTCTCGCAGAATCGTGTGTCCGAGTTCCACACGGAGCTGGAACGGCTTAGTGCACGTGACATTCAGACCAACGTGTATATCAGGCATCCTGTGTCCTTAGAGCAG TATTTAATGGAGGGAAGCTACAACAAGGTGTTCCTGGCCAAAGGCAACATTCCGGCAGAGAGCTATACCTTCTTTATCGACATCCTGCTCGACACCATTCG GGACGAGATCGCCGGCTGCATCGAGAAAGCCTACGAGCAGATTCAATTTACCGAGGCCACACGCGTGCTTTTCTTCACGTCATCAAAAAAGATGACAGAGTATGCTAAAAAG CGAGGCTGGATCTTGAACACGGATGGTTGCTACTCATTCAGCAGTCAGCAACAGCGCACGGAGGAGGTCAGCATCCCGTCCACGGAGTTGGCGCAGCAGGTCATCGAGTACGCCAGGCAGCTGGAGATGATCGTTTGA
- the spred3 gene encoding sprouty-related, EVH1 domain-containing protein 3 — protein MEGDVRVRAVVMTRDDSSGGWVPLGGGGLSHVVICKGRSHKRREYVIRGERLRDRAPVLECSVQRGLVYNKVNPIFHHWRVDERKFGLTFQSPADAISFEKGLQAVIDKLDRGSDSPSSSTPEEADTEDDGQASHTGSESSSNSRKEMLPKPITIVTSESSSTCFVRADEFAFTSGGTTQTPAQIHARPGQYQLSQMTSALNPPSPPPPPPAPPSPPAGPPASSPLSPLSPTISLLEEGDLRSVDPCKDLWGSRGYEDYRRAGATRTMVGGLTGGVVVGSGGSLQDKSELCVVRFEKEMSGLGTAGCDVTVSLDSKAAQRLSSPSPTNVSIPNAVSGVSSGAGSPQETGKGSPSPCCIHTSLATPRSRTRKRGGAGACGDPGAISPDDDSPCPQASSSCSSRCVYCRSVFSASENGRGRCRDAPDPALHCLRQWTCVWCAESLLYHCMSDSEGEFWEPCSCDDSMGGHPHPLCCARWLALVALSLFVPCMCCYLPLRACLRCGERCGCCGGKHKAVR, from the exons ATGGAGGGCGA CGTGCGTGTTCGAGCCGTGGTGATGACACGTGACGACTCCAGCGGCGGCTGGGTGCCCCTTGGCGGGGGTGGCCTCAGTCACGTGGTGATATGCAAGGGGCGAAGCCACAAGCGGAGAGAGTACGTCATCCGCGGGGAGAGGCTGCGGGACCGAGCG CCGGTGCTGGAGTGTTCTGTGCAAAGGGGGCTGGTCTACAACAAGGTGAATCCCATCTTCCATCACTGGCGGGTGGACGAGCGCAAGTTTGGTCTGACCTTCCAGAGTCCCGCAGACGCCATCTCCTTCGAGAAGGGTCTGCAGGCAGTCATCGACAAGCTGGACCGAG GCTCAGACTCGCCCTCGTCATCAACGCCGGAGGAGGCGGACACAGAGGACGACGGACAAGCT TCCCATACAGGCAGCGAGTCGTCGTCAAACAGCAGGAAGGAGATGCTACCCAAGCCCATCACCATCGTGACCAGCGAGTCGTCCTCCACCTGCTTCGTGCGGGCCGACGAATTTGCTTTTACGTCCGGCGGAACCACGCAGACGCCGGCTCAG ATCCACGCCAGGCCGGGGCAATACCAGCTCTCGCAAATGACCAGCGCCTTGAATCCCCCGTCACCGCCGCCCCCGCCTCCGGCGCCACCGTCCCCTCCCGCGGGCCCGCCGGCCTCGTCACCTCTGTCCCCCCTTTCGCCCACCATTTCCCTCCTGGAGGAGGGCGACCTGCGCAGCGTGGACCCCTGCAAGGACCTGTGGGGGTCCCGAGGATACGAGGACTATCGACGAGCGGGAGCCACTAGGACTATGGTCGGGGGGCTGACCGGGGGCGTGGTCGTAGGTAGCGGGGGGAGCCTGCAGGacaagtcggagctgtgcgtgGTCCGCTTTGAGAAGGAGATGTCCGGGTTGGGTACGGCGGGCTGCGACGTCACAGTGAGTCTGGACAGCAAGGCGGCCCAGCGTCTGTCCTCGCCTTCGCCCACCAACGTGTCCATCCCCAACGCTGTGTCGGGCGTGTCCTCAGGGGCCGGCTCCCCCCAGGAGACCGGCAAAGGCTCCCCCTCGCCCTGCTGCATCCACACCTCCCTGGCCACGCCCCGCTCGCGGACTCGGAAGAGGGGCGGCGCCGGGGCCTGCGGGGACCCGGGTGCCATCTCCCCCGACGACGACAGCCCGTGCCCGCAGGCGTCGTCGTCGTGCTCGTCCCGCTGCGTGTACTGCCGCTCTGTGTTCAGCGCCTCGGAGAACGGTCGGggccgctgcagggacgcccccgACCCGGCCCTGCACTGCCTGCGCCAGTGGACCTGCGTCTGGTGCGCCGAGAGCCTGCTCTACCACTGCATGTCGGACTCCGAGGGCGAGTTTTGGGAGCCGTGCTCGTGCGACGACTCCATGGGGGGCCACCCGCACCCCCTGTGTTgcgctcgctggctggctctGGTGGCCCTGTCGCTCTTCGTGCCCTGCATGTGCTGCTACCTGCCTTTGCGCGCCTGCCTGCGTTGTGGCGAGAGGTGCGGCTGCTGCGGGGGAAAGCACAAGGCGGTACGATGA